One window of the Acidobacteriota bacterium genome contains the following:
- the rlmN gene encoding 23S rRNA (adenine(2503)-C(2))-methyltransferase RlmN, with the protein MPVSNELLSLSNQELTELVKRLGHPGFRGRQVADAIFRQRRESLVGVSNLPSTLKSQIAEEGLSVGFPRIDQKFTSLDGTVRYLMGLADGESVETVWMPEGDFGEAGDGTEAGREELAQLESEYAGDKAPLRIPHLRGKTHQSKASQEPTGRKPRSRATICVSSQVGCAVNCQFCLTALLGVKRNLTPGEIVGQVLTLLRDHDVNVEKERMNIVFMGMGEPFLNYENFMKAVRLLVEEVEFPESRMTVSTSGIVPRIIDFGKEPIRPKLAISLNAPNDTVRERIMPITRKWNVQMLLDAARQFPLRPRELLTFEYVLLEGVNDAAEHAREVAGRLAGIRCKINLIAFNPGPGVSYTMPAHDRVLDFQSILVGAGLPAFIRRPRGRDIYAACGQLKRTIS; encoded by the coding sequence ATGCCTGTATCGAATGAACTATTAAGCCTCTCGAATCAAGAGCTTACGGAGCTTGTAAAACGCCTGGGGCATCCTGGCTTTCGCGGGCGGCAGGTGGCAGATGCCATCTTCAGGCAACGTCGGGAGTCGCTTGTTGGCGTATCCAATCTGCCCTCTACGCTCAAGTCTCAGATCGCTGAAGAAGGGCTCTCAGTCGGATTTCCCCGAATCGACCAGAAATTCACTTCTCTGGACGGCACCGTCCGATACCTCATGGGTTTAGCCGATGGTGAGTCTGTCGAAACCGTCTGGATGCCTGAAGGCGACTTCGGCGAGGCCGGTGATGGAACGGAAGCTGGCCGGGAGGAACTTGCTCAACTGGAATCCGAGTATGCGGGCGACAAGGCCCCTCTCCGCATTCCGCATTTGAGGGGGAAGACTCACCAGAGCAAGGCGTCACAGGAGCCCACAGGCCGCAAGCCGAGATCAAGAGCAACGATTTGCGTTTCTTCCCAAGTAGGGTGCGCGGTGAATTGCCAATTTTGCCTTACGGCGTTGCTGGGAGTGAAGCGAAATCTCACCCCTGGTGAGATCGTCGGACAGGTGCTGACTTTGCTGCGCGACCACGATGTCAATGTGGAGAAGGAGCGGATGAACATAGTCTTCATGGGCATGGGCGAACCGTTCCTGAACTATGAAAACTTCATGAAGGCGGTTCGTCTGCTGGTTGAGGAGGTCGAATTCCCGGAGTCTCGGATGACGGTATCTACCTCCGGCATTGTGCCTCGGATCATCGACTTCGGCAAGGAACCGATTCGTCCGAAGCTTGCCATCTCGCTCAACGCACCTAATGACACGGTTCGCGAACGTATCATGCCCATTACGCGAAAATGGAATGTGCAGATGCTGCTCGATGCAGCTCGACAGTTCCCACTGCGTCCGCGAGAACTTCTAACGTTCGAGTATGTGCTGCTGGAGGGAGTAAATGACGCAGCCGAGCACGCGCGTGAAGTTGCAGGTCGCCTCGCAGGCATTCGCTGCAAGATAAATCTTATTGCCTTTAATCCCGGACCAGGAGTGAGCTACACCATGCCGGCTCATGATCGCGTTCTTGACTTTCAGAGCATCCTGGTCGGGGCTGGTCTGCCTGCGTTTATTCGACGTCCTCGGGGGCGCGATATCTATGCCGCTTGCGGACAGCTAAAGCGCACCATTTCCTGA